A window of Coregonus clupeaformis isolate EN_2021a chromosome 28, ASM2061545v1, whole genome shotgun sequence contains these coding sequences:
- the LOC121585467 gene encoding G-protein coupled receptor family C group 6 member A-like encodes MEPMGDVLHLLVILSFLETGNAKVRDFKAAGATAPGDIIIGGLFSIHEGVEESLNLSAPHASQCVRFNTDGFTQALAMIHAIESANRSPVLTTLGISLGYRIHDSCSDVTTALRASADFTQEPTTDCVGGANTSTCLPPIMAVIGASSSEISISVAQQLNLELIPQISYASTAIILSDKIRFPAFLRTVPSDLYQTRAMVRLLSDHKWTWVGMVTTDGDYGRSALESFVSQATASGICVAFKEILPDSLTSPDIISAVINASNTIRSNPKVKVVVSFAKPTHMTYLYRELRGQGLGSGLGERVWVASDSWSSSKEVLGKMDLPDIGHVVGFTFKRGDLAPFHHYLMNLSDSNDVIGNNSFLKEFYSLPNRSGDPGVVSSSTSAAEILLNNSHADIVFSVEMAVSAIAHAVADICSKKDCKTAGTVQPWKVLQALRGSRFELEGKSYTFDQKGDINLGYDVTVWRSVRGVININDVVAEYHPINNSFSYTSRHTKNITDLRDVVSVCSASCKPGEFKKTAEGQHTCCYECINCTENHYSNNTDMDQCLSCDTKREWSLEGSSGCTSKTLEFFSWQDGFAVVLLALAALGIILVLLVGALFLHHHQTPVVKAAGGPLSQLILLSLVGSFVSAVFFVGHPSSLQCKTRQVLFGLSFTLCVSCILVKSLKILLAFQLNPDLKDILRRLYQPYAIICLCVALQVLTCTLWLVLQSPREKATVFATTVLAECDEGSYVAFGVMLGYIAVLVLVCFACAFKGRKLPQNYNEARFITFSMLLYLMSWVMFVPIYVTTSGKYLPAVEMVVILISNYGVLSCHFFPKCYIILFKKEHNTKSAFMKNVQDFSFKSITDSSSVSETSVSQTEGKCTSHTYSISSPSFCMSPPPIEPTAPQNFWSVGQNIQSIDTATYCTIFDHGVFVTGQLTRPYRLRRSMSL; translated from the exons ATGGAACCCATGGGTGATGTTCTCCATCTTTTAGTCATCCTGTCCTTTTTGGAGACAGGCAATGCCAAAGTGAGAGACTTCAAAGCAGCAGGAGCTACAGCACCAGGAGATATCATCATTGGAGGGCTGTTTTCCATCCATGAGGGAGTAGAGGAATCCCTGAACCTCTCAGCACCCCATGCATCACAGTGTGTCAG GTTCAACACGGATGGGTTCACCCAGGCATTGGCTATGATCCACGCTATAGAGTCGGCCAACAGATCCCCTGTCCTGACTACACTAGGGATCTCTCTGGGGTACCGTATCCACGACTCCTGCTCTGATGTCACCACCGCTCTGAGGGCCTCAGCTGACTTCACACAG GAGCCAACCACTGACTGTGTGGGAGGGGCCaacacctctacctgtctcccGCCCATCATGGCCGTCATAGGGGCCTCTTCCTCTGAGATTTCCATCTCCGTTGCCCAGCAACTCAACCTGGAGCTCATTCCTCAG ATCAGTTACGCCTCCACCGCCATCATCCTGAGTGACAAGATCCGTTTCCCCGCGTTCCTGAGGACCGTGCCTAGCGACCTGTACCAGACGCGTGCCATGGTCCGGTTGCTTAGCGACCACAAATGGACCTGGGTGGGCATGGTCACCACAGATGGAGACTACGGCCGCTCAGCCCTGGAGAGCTTTGTCTCCCAGGCAACCGCCTCAGGGATCTGTGTGGCTTTCAAGGAGATCCTTCCTGATTCGCTGACCAGCCCTGACATCATCTCAGCCGTCATAAATGCCAGCAACACCATCCGCAGCAACCCCAAGGTCAAGGTGGTGGTGTCATTCGCCAAGCCTACTCACATGACGTACCTGTACCGGGAGCTGAGGGGTCAGGGGCTGGGGTCGGGGCTGGGGGAGAGGGTGTGGGTGGCCAGTGACAGCTGGTCCTCGTCCAAAGAGGTCCTGGGAAAGATGGACCTCCCAGATATCGGCCATGTGGTGGGTTTCACCTTCAAAAGAGGGGACCTGGCTCCTTTCCATCACTACCTGATGAATCTGAGTGACAGCAATGATGTCATAGGAAACAACTCCTTCCTAAAGGAGTTCTACTCCCTGCCAAACAGGTCGGGAGACCCCGGGGTTGTGTCCTCCTCCACATCCGCAGCAGAGATCCTGCTAAACAACAGCCATGCAGACATAGTCTTCAGTGTGGAGATGGCTGTCAGTGCCATCGCCCATGCAGTGGCTGATATCTGCAGCAAAAAGGACTGCAAGACAGCAGGCACTGTCCAACCCTGGAAG GTGCTTCAAGCCCTGAGGGGAAGTCGGTTTGAGCTGGAGGGGAAAAGCTATACGTTTGACCAGAAAGGGGACATCAACCTGGGCTATGATGTAACCGTGTGGAGGTCTGTGAGAGGGGTCATCAACATCAATGACGTTGTGGCTGAGTACCATCCAATCAACAACAGCTTCAGCTACACCAGCAGACACACCAAAAATATCACTGACctgagg GATGTGGTGTCTGTGTGCTCAGCAAGCTGTAAGCCTGGGGAGTTCAAGAAGACTGCTGAGGGTCAGCACACCTGCTGCTATGAATGCATCAACTGCACTGAGAACCACTACTCCAACAACACTG acATGGACCAGTGTCTGTCTTGTGACACAAAGAGAGAGTGGTCCTTGGAAGGGAGCTCTGGGTGTACCAGTAAGACCCTGGAGTTCTTCTCCTGGCAGGATGGCTTTGCGGTGGTGCTGCTGGCACTGGCGGCCCTGGGCATCATCCTGGTTCTCCTGGTGGGGGCGCTCTTCCTACACCACCACCAGACCCCCGTGGTGAAGGCTGCCGGGGGGCCTCTCTCCCAGCTCATCCTGCTCTCCCTAGTGGGAAGTTTTGTTAGCGCTGTGTTCTTTGTAGGTCATCCCAGCAGCCTCCAGTGTAAG ACGCGTCAGGTGCTGTTTGGCCTCAGCTTCACCCTGTGTGTTTCCTGCATCCTGGTCAAGTCCCTGAAGATCCTGCTGGCCTTCCAGCTCAACCCTGACCTGAAGGACATTCTCCGCCGCCTCTACCAACCCTACGCCATCATTTGTCTCTGTGTGGCCCTTCAGGTTCTCACCTGCACCCTGTGGCTGGTCCTGCAGAGCCCCCGGGAGAAGGCCACCGTCTTCGCCACCACCGTGCTGGCCGAGTGTGACGAGGGCTCCTACGTGGCGTTTGGCGTAATGCTGGGCTACATCGCTGTCCTGGTGCTCGTCTGTTTCGCCTGTGCATTTAAAGGCCGCAAGCTGCCACAGAATTACAATGAGGCCAGGTTCATCACCTTCAGCATGCTCCTCTACCTCATGTCCTGGGTAATGTTCGTGCCCATCTATGTGACCACCTCAGGGAAGTACCTGCCAGCGGTGGAGATGGTGGTCATCCTCATTTCCAACTACGGCGTCCTCAGCTGTCATTTCTTCCCCAAGTGCTACATCATCCTCTTCAAGAAGGAGCACAACACCAAGAGTGCCTTCATGAAGAACGTGCAGGACTTCTCCTTTAAGAGCATTACTGACTCTAGCTCTGTCTCTGAGACTTCAGTCTCTCAGACAGAAGGGAAGTGTACCAGTCACACTTATTCCATCAGTTCACCTTCTTTCTGCATGTCTCCTCCACCAATAGAACCCACAGCACCTCAGAATTTCTGGTCCGTTGGCCAAAACATTCAGAGCATTGACACTGCAACCTATTGCACCATATTTGACCATGGAGTGTTTGTCACAGGTCAGCTGACCCGACCATACCGTCTGAGGAGAAGCATGAGCCTATGA